A genome region from Pygocentrus nattereri isolate fPygNat1 chromosome 6, fPygNat1.pri, whole genome shotgun sequence includes the following:
- the LOC108423946 gene encoding uncharacterized protein LOC108423946, with the protein MEFRAVVFGGKFSGKSSLINSVFGKNLVPNNKRTAQCKKLQGSVCGRKLTLVDTPGWWKHFPLSDTAEFLKQELVEGVSLCHPGPHVVLLVIEIDIPFTEKHRKAAEDHLQLLGDQIWTYTLVLFTRSFSQGDRTIEEHIENEGEALKWLIERCGNRYHVFGNTALNEKSQVTQLLEKIEDIVERNNGTYFQIDTKILEKAAEWKKTVMTKAQSRVLKLQQKTHLNKGLRITLLGWVIAGKSSAGNTILNNTVFANDRSTVKCQSGCGEVDGRPVTVLDTPSWFKYFPSQYSPAWIKSEIFKGVCQTVTSPHCILLVIPADTSFKEDQKKVIQENMSLLGEQVWGHTIVLFTWGDILGDLTIEQHIESEGEALQWVVEKCENRYHVFNNEERENRVQVTELLQKIDEVVAQNSLFQLNTQTSGRIHARQEEVDAQAQITDEHDLQDVVQFVDEEWRRRDKELLRRVSEVKKDIKAVRGDRSMDSPPYLSENNETEDPVDEEVSQTEPEPAGTVLDEQKSTLKLKGQIKEMLDQEWSRREEAIMGRFLEVLSELRCEAHSEPTERDKEISEKKVSSWLQECSEGYASASGSVQSDKIRAVVFGGKFSGKSFLINSLFGKDLVPNDKRTAQSKKLQGSVCGRKLTLVDTPGWWKHFPLSDTAEFLKRELVEGVSLCHPGPHVVLLVIEIDIPFTEKHRKAAEDHLQLLGDQIWTHMLVLFTRGHTLGERTIEEHIENEGEALKWLIERCGNRYHVFGNTALNDKSQVTQLLAEIEDIVERNNGTYFQIDTKILEKAAEWKKTVMTKAQSRVLKLQQKTHLNKELRIVLLGWVIAGKSSAGNTILNKTVFANDRSTVKCQSGCGEVDGRPVTVLDTPSWFKYFPSQYTPAWIKSEIFKGVCQTVTSPHCILLVIPADTSFKEDQKKVIQENMSLLGEQVWGHTIVLFTWGDILGDLTIEQHIESEGEALQWVVEKCENRYHVFNNEERENRVQVTELLQKIDEVVARNSLFQLNTQTSGRIHARQEEVDAQAQITDEHDLQDVVQFVDEEWRRRDKELLRRVSEVKKDIKAALPRRGDRSMDSPLELSRICLHTATDDHYDEEVPQTKLESGNVETVQNEAKSTLKLKCQIKEMLDREWSRREEALMGRFLELLSECRYEVLSEPTEEDKERSSQKVFDWFQGWSAGYASSTGHIQSDA; encoded by the exons ATGG AGTTTAGAGCTGTGGTGTTTGGGGGGAAGTTTTCTGGGAAGAGCTCCTTGATTAACTCTGTGTTTGGAAAAAACTTGGTTCCAAATAACAAGAGGACTGCTCAGTGTAAGAAACTACAGGGAAGCGTGTGTGGAAGAAAACTCACGCTGGTCGACACTCCAGGTTGGTGGAAACATTTTCCACTGAGTGACACTGCAGAATTTCTGAAACAGGAACTTGTTGAAGGAGTTTCTTTGTGCCATCCAGGACCCCATGTGGTCTTACTCGTCATCGAGATTGACATTCCattcacagagaaacacaggaaAGCTGCAGAAGATCACCTTCAACTCCTTGGTGACCAGATCTGGACATACACTCTTGTACTGTTCACAAGAAGCTTCTCTCAGGGGGATAGAACTATAGAAGAgcacattgaaaatgagggggAAGCTTTAAAGTGGTTGATAGAAAGATGTGGGAACAGATATCATGTCTTTGGCAATACAgcattaaatgaaaaatctcAGGTGACACAGCTGCTGGAAAAGATTGAAGATATAGTGGAAAGAAACAATGGCACTTATTTCCAAATTGACACAAAAATACTGGAAAAGGCTGCAGAGTGGAAGAAGACTGTGATGACCAAAGCACAATCCAGAGTGTTAAAACTACAACAAAAGACACACCTTAATAAAG GGCTAAGAATTACGTTGCTGGGTTGGGTGATCGCTGGGAAGAGTTCAGCTGGGAACACCATCCTTAACAATACAGTGTTTGCTAATGATCGCAGTACTGTTAAATGTCAAAGTGGGTGTGGTGAAGTGGATGGAAGACCAGTAACTGTGCTCGATACACCCAGTTGGTTTAAATACTTTCCCAGTCAATACTCTCCAGCATGGATAAAGTCTGAAATTTTTAAGGGTGTGTGTCAGACCGTTACTTCCCCACATTGTATACTTCTAGTGATTCCTGCAGACACATCATTCAAAGAAGATCAGAAAAAGGTCATTCAAGAGAATATGAGCTTACTTGGAGAGCAAGTGTGGGGGCACACTATTGTACTTTTCACATGGGGTGACATACTTGGAGACTTGACCATAGAGCAGCACATTGAGAGTGAAGGTGAAGCCCTCCAGTGGGTGGTTGAGAAATGTGAGAACAGATATCACGTCTTCAACAATGAAGAGAGGGAGAATCGTGTTCAGGTTACGGAGCTGCTACAGAAGATTGATGAGGTGGTGGCTCAAAACAGTTTATTCCAGCTGAATACTCAGACAAGTGGCAGAATTCATGCAAGGCAAGAAGAAGTGGATGCACAGGCACAGATCACTGATGAGCATGATTTACAGGATGTGGTCCAATTTGTGGATGAAGAATGGAGAAGACGGGACAAGGAGCTTCTAAGAAGGGTTTCAGAAGTGAAAAAGGACATAAAGGCTGTAAGGGGAGATAGAAGTATGGATTCCCCTCCTTACT TAAGTGAAAACAATGAGACAGAAGACCCAGTTGATGAGGAAGTGTCTCAAacagagccagagccagccg GAACAGTGCTGGATGAGCAGAAAAGTACCCTGAAACTCAAGGGTCAGATTAAAGAGATGCTTGATCAGGAGTGGAGCAGACGTGAAGAGGCAATAATGGGAAGATTTCTAGAAGTGTTGAGTGAGCTCAGATGTG AGGCACATTCTGAACCAACGGAACGTGACAAAGAAATATCCGAAAAGAAAGTCTCCAGCTGGTTACAGGAGTGCTCTGAAGGATATGCATCAGCTTCAGGCAGTGTTCAGTCAGACA AGATTAGAGCTGTGGTGTTTGGGGGGAAGTTTTCTGGGAAGAGCTTCTTGATTAACTCTTTGTTTGGAAAAGACTTGGTTCCAAATGACAAGAGGACTGCTCAGTCTAAGAAACTACAGGGAAGCGTGTGTGGAAGAAAACTCACGCTGGTCGACACTCCAGGTTGGTGGAAACATTTTCCACTGAGTGACACTGCAGAATTTCTGAAACGGGAACTTGTTGAAGGAGTTTCTTTGTGCCATCCAGGACCCCATGTGGTCTTACTTGTCATCGAGATTGACATTCCattcacagagaaacacaggaaAGCTGCAGAAGATCACCTTCAACTCCTTGGTGACCAGATCTGGACACACATGCTTGTGCTGTTCACTAGAGGCCACACTCTGGGGGAGAGAACTATAGAAGAgcacattgaaaatgagggggAAGCTTTAAAGTGGTTGATAGAAAGATGTGGGAACAGATATCATGTCTTTGGCAATACAGCATTAAATGATAAATCTCAGGTGACACAGCTGCTTGCAGAGATTGAAGATATAGTGGAAAGAAACAATGGCACTTATTTCCAAATTGACACAAAAATACTGGAAAAGGCTGCAGAGTGGAAGAAGACTGTGATGACCAAAGCACAATCCAGAGTGTTAAAACTACAACAAAAGACACACCTTAATAAAG AGTTGAGAATTGTGTTGCTGGGTTGGGTGATCGCTGGGAAGAGTTCAGCTGGGAACACCATCCTTAACAAAACAGTGTTTGCTAATGATCGCAGTACTGTTAAATGTCAAAGTGGGTGTGGTGAAGTGGATGGAAGACCAGTAACTGTGCTCGATACACCCAGTTGGTTTAAGTACTTTCCCTCACAATACACTCCAGCATGGATAAAGTCTGAAATTTTTAAGGGTGTGTGTCAGACCGTTACTTCCCCACATTGTATACTTTTAGTGATTCCTGCAGACACATCATTCAAAGAAGATCAGAAAAAGGTCATTCAAGAGAATATGAGCTTACTTGGAGAGCAAGTGTGGGGGCACACTATTGTACTTTTCACATGGGGTGACATACTTGGAGACTTGACCATAGAGCAGCACATTGAGAGTGAAGGTGAAGCCCTCCAGTGGGTGGTTGAGAAATGTGAGAACAGATATCACGTCTTCAACAATGAAGAGAGGGAGAATCGTGTTCAGGTTACGGAGCTGCTACAGAAGATTGATGAGGTGGTGGCTCGAAACAGTTTATTCCAGCTGAATACTCAGACAAGTGGCAGAATTCATGCAAGGCAAGAAGAAGTGGATGCACAGGCACAGATCACTGATGAGCATGATTTACAAGATGTGGTCCAATTTGTGGATGAAGAATGGAGAAGACGGGACAAGGAGCTTCTAAGAAGGGTTTCAGAAGTGAAAAAGGACATAAAGGCTGCACTCCCTAGAAGGGGAGATAGAAGTATGGATTCCCCTCTTGAGT TAAGTAGGATATGTTTACACACTGCAACAGATGATCACTATGATGAAGAAGTGCctcaaacaaagctggagtctGGCA ATGTAGAAACAGTTCAGAATGAGGCCAAAAGTACCCTGAAACTCAAGTGTCAGATTAAAGAGATGCTTGATCGGGAGTGGAGCAGACGTGAAGAAGCATTAATGGGAAGATTTCTGGAACTGTTGAGTGAGTGCAGATATG AGGTGCTGTCAG
- the lmln gene encoding leishmanolysin-like peptidase — MLKPEVFRGHRREICSGRGEFGSCASVMARGLSGCCRLPGSLSLALFSVLLACALCHNCNHKVPLPTEVIHDVYLKPGRLTKRSTEQQLKIQIFYDSSLDVLDEDKSNLVKDKLFPQAVDYLQRAFRVRRQTGPVLLSRQCSTNQYLRKQDDPHRFCQGACANVTRCGPVIVPKEHLQQCRACSETGKSCGPIGPLDGEGVDGADFVLYVSGVTTERCGQENIVAYAAYCQLEAELDRPIAGYANLCPNMISTQPQEFEGMLSTVKHEIIHALGFSAGLFAFYRDDDGKPLTPRPAYGLPAFNESLGLYQWSDKVIRRATRLWDIRGGHMVRHEVHLMVTPRVVEEARQHFGCPILEGMELENQGGMGTELNHWEKRLLENEAMTGSHTQNRVFSRITLALMEDTGWYRANYSMAENLEWGKGLGCDFVMKSCKFWIDQQRHTRPTLTPYCDSVRGIPLQLSCRQDQLAVAVCNLQKYPLPLPREYQYFDKIPGVPEGDLSLYGGAVEIADFCPFSQEFSWHLSGEYQRSSYCRIQENQPDSWRNYAAEEYGPNSVCLYQKSAFIMEQCNKRMTYPDWGSGCYKTSCSALGLLVWVQDQSFLCVHAGQLLSVNVRINEWVYSGQLLCPTCSHFCSHCPLPHELPPVNTTRSVRIDPCSSSSGLVVTLWRLLFNLVPLLAGFILCVRN; from the exons ATGTTAAAACCGGAGGTTTTCCGCGGGCACCGAAGGGAAATCTGCTCTGGTCGCGGGGAGTTTGGCAGCTGCGCTTCAGTGATGGCGAGAGGCTTAAGCGGCTGCTGCAGGCTCCCTGGGTCACTTAGCCTCGCTCTCTTCTCCGTCCTGCTCGCCTGCGCTCTCTGTCACAACTGTAACCACAAAGTGCCCTTGCCaacagag GTGATACATGATGTATATCTGAAACCTGGGAGACTGACTAAAAGAAGCACCGAGCAGCAGTTAAAGATTCAGATATTTTACGACTCCAGTTTGGATGT GCTCGATGAGGACAAAAGCAACCTTGTGAAG gacaaactcttcccacaagCCGTCGATTATCTTCAGAGGGCCTTCAGAGTGCGCAGACAGACAGGCCCTGTATTACTAAGCAG gcaatgCTCAACAAATCAGTATCTGAGAAAACAAGATGACCCTCATCGCTTTTGCCAAGGAGCTTGTGCTAATGTCACGAGATGTGGACCAGTGATTGTGCCTAAGGAACATTTGCAG CAATGTAGAGCGTGCAGCGAGACTGGGAAGTCGTGTGGTCCAATAGGACCCCTGGACGGTGAGGGTGTTGACGGGGCGGATTTTGTGTTGTACGTGAGTGGGGTGACCACTGAGCGCTGTGGGCAAGAGAACATTGTGGCCTATGCAGCATACTGCCAGCTGGAGGCAGAACTAGACAG GCCTATTGCTGGATATGCCAATTTGTGTCCAAATATGATTTCAACCCAACCTCAGGAGTTCGAAGGCATGCTGTCCACTGTTAAACATGAGATCATACATGCTTTG GGTTTTTCAGCTGGACTGTTTGCCTTTTACCGTGATGATGATGGGAAACCACTGACGCCACGCCCTGCATATGGCTTACCAGCATTCAATGAAAG TTTGGGTCTCTATCAATGGAGTGACAAAGTTATAAGGAGAGCGACCCGATTGTGGGATATCCGTGGTGGTCACATGGTGCGACATGAGGTCCATCTTATGGTCACCCCACGCGTTGTA GAGGAAGCACGGCAACATTTTGGATGCCCTATTCTAGAGGGCATGGAGCTGGAAAACCAAGGAGGCATGGGCACAGAGCTGAATCATTGGGAAAAACGCTTATTAGAG AATGAAGCTATGACTGGATCTCACACACAGAACAGAGTGTTCTCCAGGATTACCCTTGCTTTAATGGAAGATACGGG GTGGTATAGAGCAAACTACAGCATGGCAGAGAATCTGGAATGGGGCAAAGGTTTAGGATGTGACTTTGTGATGAAAAGCTGCAAATTCTGGATCGACCAGCAGCGCCATAC GAGACCCACACTGACGCCATACTGTGACTCTGTGCGTGGCATTCCACTGCAGCTTTCCTGCAGGCAGGACCAGCTGGCAGTGGCAGTCTGCAACCTGCAGAAATATCCTCTGCCTCTGCCACGGGAGTATcag taTTTTGACAAAATCCCTGGTGTGCCTGAAGGAGATTTGTCCTTATATGGAGGTGCAGTGGAGATTGCAGACTTCTGCCCTTTTAGTCAGGAGTTCAGCTGGCACCTGAGTGGAGAGTACCAGCGCAGCTCCTACTGCAGAATACAGGAAAACCAGCCAG ACTCATGGCGGAACTATGCTGCTGAAGAGTATGGCCCAAACTCTGTTTGTCTGTACCAGAAATCAGCCTTCATCATGGAGCAGTGCAATAAACGCATGACCTACCCAGACTGGGGAAGTGGCTGCTATAAG ACGTCATGCTCAGCACTGGGtttgctggtgtgggttcaggATCaaagttttttgtgtgtgcatgccgGGCAGCTGCTCAGTGTGAATGTGAGGATAAATGAGTGGGTGTACAGTGGCCAGCTGCTCTGCCCCACCTGCTCACATTTCTGTAGCCACTGCCCTCTGCCTCACGAGCTCCCACCAGTCAACACTACTCGCAGCGTCCGCATAG ACCCGTGCTCCAGCTCTTCTGGCTTGGTGGTGACGTTATGGCGGCTCCTGTTTAACCTCGTTCCGTTGCTGGCAGGCTTCATCCTCTgtgtgagaaactga